TGCCTGGTACAGAGAAGAACTGTACTTTGTAAAACTTAGGATAgcaatatacaattatacatgtgtatgaaaCAGAGAGAACAATATTTCGAagaagcaatattttagaatactgaactgtttctatattactttataactatgtcctgaacggccattacattacaatttcctttctttcttctctttaaaataaaataataatttaagtatgaacatgtcataataataaagtaaCGCTTAActggccattacattacaatttcctttctttcttctctttaacacaaaataataatttaagtatgaccatgtcataataataaagtaacaggcctacaataataaaataataggccattacattacaatttcctttctttcttccgGAAAAAAAATTCGAAAGGATCCTGTAACGATTGCAATTTAGACTACGTACTTATGATGTATAAAAAATACTTATAGAGAATATGATCTGGTTTACCAAAAAAAATCACTTATggtgttttgtacaaaaatacttCTTTATCATATCCTAATTTCTTAATCTATTCTCTTATCTTTTCTTTGCTACAACGTAGATGTTACTTttaagttttaggtgtattttaaggtatctctacctggcaAGGAGTGGTTTTAAAAACGgcggacttagaaaaacaaaactataaaaaGTCCTCTTGTGGAATGTCAATTTGTCCGTATGTTATTAGCGTAGACTGATATACTAAACGCGCAAGGCAGTTAACTTGCGCGTTTCACAAATTTAAGTATCGTTGCACaaatagaaaattgtttatttgCGCTGCGCCATTTACTAAACACGCAGATTTGTTGTTTGTGCTTAACAAGCGCAAAaagcatttgaaattttattaaaatttgaatgtttttaatCAAGTTGtgtatatttttcttcttttatacagtaaaaatacGAGGTTTATTTACTTTGAACTGGAAAGCAGAGAAATTTTGTTagctatcctctataccctaaagcactgtatgttTACACGTAGTTTGTGGAAAAATGGCGGCTTCGTTTACCTGCACAGTATTACTGTTGTTATTTCATTCAGCTGCTGGAAATCCTAGTGTTTCAACACCACTTGGTGTTATTAATGGTGTAACTGAACGTGTTGCATTTCAGGAGAACACGTACGAGGTTGATAAATACCTCGGAATACCTTTTGCTAAAGCACCGCTTGGAGAATTACGATTTAAAAAACCACTACCGTACGGAACATTTTCTGAGCCGTATAATGCCACAGAAGACCCACCAGCGTGCCCACAATATGACTCTTATAATCTTGGAAAGCCTTTAGGTAAAAGATCGGAAGACTGTTTATTTCTAAATGTATATGTGCCTCGGCAAAAGCCGGATGAGAAATCTGGCCACGCGGTAATGGTCTTCATACACGGGGGTGGATACGCTGTGGGTGCTGGACATATGTTTGAAAGTGAGGTTTTTGCGTCTGTTGGGAATGTTATCACAGTGACAATTAACTACAGGTTGGGATTATTGGGTTTTATGGATTTAGATGATGGAACATCCGCTGGTAATTTTGGTCTCTGGGATCAACGTTTAGCCTTACAATGGGTAAACGTGAATATTGAATCATTTGGTGGGGTTAAAGATCGAGTGACTGTTTTTGGATCCTCTGGAGGAGCTGTTTGTACACTTCTACATATGATGTATCCGCCAAATAAAGGTCTCTTCCGGGGTGCAATTACTCAGAGTGGGGCTTTAGTTGTACCTACAGCTTTtcaaaagaataataaagaaacTGCTAAACATTACGCAAGGTACTTGGGCTGTAGATATGAAAACCAAGATGACATTTTTCATTGTCTTAAATCAGCAACGCcagaaaacatcatcaaagttAATTCCGACGTCATTGCGGCCGGGGACATGGAGGCGGCCATGAAACTTATAATATCACCGACAATTGATGGTGAATATGTTAAAAAGCACCCGACAGATCTGTATAAACTGGCAGAATCGGAACCTCAGTCGGAAATAGAATTCTTTCGCTCACTAAAACTAATAAATGGAATTAATGGTGCTGAAGGAGCATTGTTTATTATGATGATGGGGAGACCGGAGGATCTTGATCAGTTAGAAATTACTCGTGAGCAAATAAACAACCACCACATTCCAGGAGCGATTTCACAGATTTATGGTGCAGACAAGAAAGTGCCAGACTCTGTGAAACAACTGCTAATTGCTGAATATACGGATTGGGATAGTCCCGATGATCCTAAGAGATTACGCGAACAAGTACTGCGACTTAACGGAGATACTTACTTCAATGTTCCAGGGATAGAAATGAGTCGGATTCATGCTAATGCATCAAATGTGGACAGTTATGTTTATAATTTTATCCCT
The sequence above is a segment of the Mercenaria mercenaria strain notata chromosome 3, MADL_Memer_1, whole genome shotgun sequence genome. Coding sequences within it:
- the LOC123524832 gene encoding pyrethroid hydrolase Ces2e-like — its product is MAASFTCTVLLLLFHSAAGNPSVSTPLGVINGVTERVAFQENTYEVDKYLGIPFAKAPLGELRFKKPLPYGTFSEPYNATEDPPACPQYDSYNLGKPLGKRSEDCLFLNVYVPRQKPDEKSGHAVMVFIHGGGYAVGAGHMFESEVFASVGNVITVTINYRLGLLGFMDLDDGTSAGNFGLWDQRLALQWVNVNIESFGGVKDRVTVFGSSGGAVCTLLHMMYPPNKGLFRGAITQSGALVVPTAFQKNNKETAKHYARYLGCRYENQDDIFHCLKSATPENIIKVNSDVIAAGDMEAAMKLIISPTIDGEYVKKHPTDLYKLAESEPQSEIEFFRSLKLINGINGAEGALFIMMMGRPEDLDQLEITREQINNHHIPGAISQIYGADKKVPDSVKQLLIAEYTDWDSPDDPKRLREQVLRLNGDTYFNVPGIEMSRIHANASNVDSYVYNFIPQLHKRSLPTPAWVKKAVHGDEIAPLFGYNFAIYKDKTDLPPQWEYDLSRRMITYWTNFAKSGDPNKPVRSALPSLIWPKYSITSQQYMILDKEDSVSQFLYAREFAFWRNTLPALFREAEHAQPSTSEYGNQVDESCEKDGNCDGG